From Xiphophorus hellerii strain 12219 chromosome 9, Xiphophorus_hellerii-4.1, whole genome shotgun sequence, a single genomic window includes:
- the glrx2 gene encoding glutaredoxin 2: MGNLISSSTGSLSSTACVQLIQEMVSQNCVVIFSKTTCPYCKMAKNVFNEIGANYKVIELDQHNDGKRLQEALAQLTGVRTVPRVFVNGSCIGGGSDTKQLHQQGKLLPLIERCSPCCITEGSGSGHFEPSK; this comes from the exons ATGGGGAATCTTATCTCTTCCAGTACTGGGAGCCTCTCCAGTACAGCCTGTGTACAACTTATTCAG GAGATGGTGTCACAGAACTGTGTTGTCATATTCTCCAAGACCACCTGTCCTTATTGCAAAATGGCCAAAAATGTGTTCAATGAAATTGGTGCCAATTACAAGGTGATTGAACTGGACCAGCACAACGATGGGAAGAGACTTCAGGAGGCCTTGGCACAGTTGACTGGTGTCAGAACA GTTCCAAGAGTTTTTGTGAACGGAAGCTGCATTGGGGGCGGCTCTGACACCAAGCAGCTCCATCAGCAGGGAAAGTTGCTGCCGCTCATCGAGCGGTGCTCCCCCTGCTGTATTACCGAAGGATCAGGCAGTGGACACTTTGAACCCTCTAAATGA
- the uchl5 gene encoding ubiquitin carboxyl-terminal hydrolase isozyme L5: protein MSGSAGEWCLMESDPGVFTELIKGFGCKGAQVEEIWSMEPENFENLKPVHGLIFLFKWQPGEEPAGSIVQDSRLDHIFFAKQVINNACATQAIISVLLNCSHPDMLLGDTLTEFREFSQSFDGAMKGLALSNSEVIRQVHNSFARQQMFEFDAKSSAKDEDAFHFVSYVPVNGRLYELDGLREGPIDLGTCNQDDWISAVRPVIEKRIQKYSEGEIRFNLMAIVSDRKMVYEKKIAELQAQLTEEEPMDTDQNNTFLSSIQSEIAKCQLLIEEENQKLKRYKIENIRRKHNYLPFIMELLKTLAEYQQLIPLVEKAKEKQSAKKAQEAK from the exons ATGTCTGGCAGCGCAGGAGAATGGTGTCTGATGGAGAGCGACCCCGGAGTGTTCACGGAGCTCATTAAAGGTTTCG gcTGTAAAGGGGCTCAGGTTGAAGAGATCTGGAGTATGGAACCAGAGAACTTTGAGAACCTGAA GCCAGTCCACGGGTTGATTTTTCTCTTCAAGTGGCAGCCAGGGGAAGAACCAGCAGGATCAATTGTCCAGGATTCAAGGCTAGACCACATTTTCTTTGCTAAACAG GTCATAAACAATGCATGCGCCACCCAGGCGATCATCAGCGTTCTGCTCAACTGCTCCCATCCGGACATGTTGCTTGGCGACACATTGACAGAGTTCAGAGAGTTTTCTCAGAGTTTTGATGGAGCT ATGAAGGGTCTGGCTCTCAGCAACTCTGAAGTGATCCGACAAGTTCACAACAGCTTTGCAAG aCAGCAGATGTTTGAATTTGATGCAAAGTCTTCAGCAAAGGATGAAGACGCCTTTCACTTTGTGAGCTATGTTCCTGTTAACGGCAGACTGTATGAGCTGGATGGGCTTCGGGAAGGACCAATCGACTTGG GTACCTGCAACCAGGATGACTGGATCAGTGCAGTTCGCCCAGTAATTGAGAAAAGAATACAGAA gtaCAGTGAAGGAGAGATCCGATTCAACCTGATGGCCATCGTATCCGACAGGAAGATGGTATACGAGAAGAAAATTGCAGAGCTCCAGGCTCAGCTTACAGAG GAGGAGCCCATGGACACAGACCAGAACAACACATTTCTTAGCTCCATCCAGTCAGAGATTGCCAAGTGTCAGCTCCTTATTGAAGAGGAGAACCAGAAGCTTAAAAGATATAAG ATTGAAAATATTCGACGAAAGCACAACTACCTTCCCTTCATCATGGAGCTACTGAAGACATTGGCAGAGTACCAACAGCTAATACCTTTGGTGGAAAAG gcaaaagaaaaacagagcgCTAAAAAGGCTCAGGAGGCCAAGTGA